The Microbacterium sp. KUDC0406 genome includes a window with the following:
- a CDS encoding sugar ABC transporter substrate-binding protein, translating into MHLYPSSRRRATMLGLALVTAGALALTGCGRSDDTGTGGDGAGTTIDDKPAKGTVEVWTQGADGAKLPEMFEKFKKDNPDVTIKMTQVPDTEFISKMTAAITAGTVPDLIYAFTESQSALLATDGFDPVPDGLVKADDFFPAIWDNSVIDDIAYGVPWYAYADMTIYRKDLAKKAGVEAPTDWDSLRTFGEKLKASGVEYPLALYVNYDSYTARQLLTFAKQNDGGFISDDQKTWTINSPENVEALEYWSGLIKDGLASPDGPAFLDTVSWSTTGKNAAIIDGGPWFIGWFDDANGKGWADENLDLAVAPVGPDGDEATTVGGGSWFVPQDSENKDAAWKFARFMSQPENQVQWYQIFHNMPALKAAWDDPAMQGDRVLDTVKAGLETGVNLPKVSTWTQVGDVIGQQIEKVVRGGISAKDALDEAQKQAESIGTGQ; encoded by the coding sequence GAACCGGCGGTGACGGCGCCGGCACGACGATCGACGACAAGCCGGCCAAGGGAACAGTCGAAGTCTGGACGCAGGGCGCCGACGGCGCCAAGCTCCCCGAGATGTTCGAGAAGTTCAAGAAAGACAATCCGGACGTCACCATCAAGATGACGCAGGTGCCCGACACCGAGTTCATCTCGAAGATGACTGCGGCGATCACAGCGGGAACCGTCCCCGACCTGATCTACGCGTTCACCGAGTCGCAGTCGGCTCTGCTGGCGACCGACGGCTTCGACCCGGTGCCGGACGGGCTGGTGAAGGCCGACGACTTCTTCCCGGCGATCTGGGACAACTCGGTGATCGACGACATCGCCTACGGCGTGCCCTGGTACGCCTACGCCGACATGACGATCTACCGCAAGGACCTCGCCAAGAAGGCGGGCGTCGAGGCGCCGACCGACTGGGACAGCCTGCGCACCTTCGGCGAGAAGCTGAAGGCATCCGGCGTCGAATACCCGCTCGCACTGTACGTGAACTACGACTCGTACACGGCGCGCCAGCTGCTCACCTTCGCGAAGCAGAACGACGGCGGATTCATCTCAGATGATCAGAAGACCTGGACGATCAACTCCCCGGAGAACGTCGAGGCGCTGGAGTACTGGTCCGGGCTGATCAAGGACGGCCTCGCATCGCCGGATGGTCCCGCGTTCCTGGACACGGTGTCGTGGTCGACGACGGGCAAGAACGCCGCGATCATCGACGGCGGCCCCTGGTTCATCGGCTGGTTCGATGACGCCAACGGAAAGGGCTGGGCGGACGAGAACCTGGACCTCGCGGTGGCTCCGGTCGGCCCTGACGGCGACGAGGCGACGACGGTCGGCGGTGGCAGCTGGTTCGTGCCCCAGGACTCGGAGAACAAGGACGCGGCATGGAAGTTCGCGCGCTTCATGTCCCAGCCCGAGAACCAGGTGCAGTGGTACCAGATCTTCCACAACATGCCGGCGCTCAAGGCCGCCTGGGATGATCCGGCCATGCAGGGCGATCGCGTCCTCGACACCGTCAAGGCGGGTCTCGAGACAGGCGTGAACCTGCCGAAGGTGTCCACCTGGACCCAGGTCGGCGATGTCATCGGCCAGCAGATCGAGAAGGTCGTCCGCGGCGGGATCTCCGCGAAGGATGCTCTCGACGAGGCGCAGAAGCAGGCTGAGTCCATCGGGACAGGTCAGTAG
- a CDS encoding carbohydrate ABC transporter permease yields the protein MTARDIRDPLGVNFTGFEAFAKIIGNPGFQSAFLNTVMFVVLCVPLSMGIGFMLALMLNNGIRRLRTFFRAAAYVPVITNIVAAAVIWQYAFSISGPVNTAFAGFGLPQPNWLGEPGWAITTVVMMGVWRTAGTCMILFLAGLQAVPEEIYEAASTDGAGRWRTLWSITLPLLRPTTLLVTVLQTVSFLNIFEEPYLLTKGGPLGSTKSIAVWVYEQFGFGNISASMAGSVLLLVLVGIVAIVQFRLLRPKH from the coding sequence ATGACCGCTCGCGACATCCGCGATCCGCTGGGGGTCAACTTCACCGGGTTCGAGGCGTTCGCGAAGATCATCGGGAACCCGGGGTTCCAGAGCGCCTTCCTGAACACCGTCATGTTCGTCGTGCTCTGCGTGCCGCTGAGCATGGGGATCGGCTTCATGCTCGCCCTGATGCTGAACAACGGGATCCGCCGTCTGCGCACCTTCTTCCGTGCCGCCGCTTACGTGCCGGTGATCACGAACATCGTCGCCGCGGCGGTCATCTGGCAGTACGCATTCTCGATCTCCGGTCCGGTGAACACCGCGTTCGCGGGGTTCGGCCTTCCGCAGCCGAACTGGCTGGGCGAGCCGGGCTGGGCCATCACCACCGTCGTGATGATGGGCGTATGGCGCACCGCCGGAACCTGCATGATCCTCTTCCTCGCCGGCCTTCAGGCCGTGCCCGAGGAGATCTACGAGGCTGCATCCACCGACGGCGCCGGACGCTGGCGGACCCTGTGGTCGATCACCCTTCCGCTGCTGCGTCCGACCACGCTGCTGGTCACGGTGCTGCAGACCGTGTCATTCCTGAACATCTTCGAGGAGCCCTACCTGCTGACCAAGGGCGGGCCGCTCGGCTCGACCAAGTCGATCGCGGTGTGGGTGTACGAGCAGTTCGGCTTCGGGAACATCTCCGCATCGATGGCGGGTTCCGTGCTCCTGCTGGTGCTCGTCGGCATCGTCGCCATCGTCCAGTTCAGATTGCTGAGGCCGAAACATTGA